CGTCGTTTAGTCTGAACCCTGTGTTTGGCGTGCGTGAAGATCAGGGAATATTTTCGTGCTTTGACTTCCCGTGCAAGGGCTTTGAGCTGCACTGTGGTGAGCGGCAGCTGGCTTTTGGACGTGAGCTTTTCGTCCCGGAACCTTTACGGGGAAGAGGCGTAGGTTCCTACCTTTTACGCTGGCTTGCCGGGCAGGCTCTGGATGCCGGGCTGGGAGCAGAGCGGGTGCGCTCGCTGCATCTTATTTCGCGCCAGAACACGGAATTGCGCAATGCGTTTTATGAGCGACTGGGCTTTGAGCTGACCGTGTACCGGGATGGAAGCGGCTGGGCACGATTGCCTCAACTCAAAGCCATGCAGATGCAGCCGTCGCATGAAAAAGTACGGCCAGTTCTGGATGAAGAGCCACGGCCTGTGGCCTTGCAGAACTTTGCAGACATGAACTCGCGCTTGCTCCAGACCTGAATAGGCAGTACAGCCCCCTGAGCCGAAACGGCTTGGAGGTTAAAATGGAAATTGTACTGTACGAACCGGAGATTCCGCCGAATACGGGGAATATTGCGCGGCTTTGCGCTGCGACCAAGACTCCGTTGCATCTTGTGGAGCCTTTGGGTTTCAGTCTGGAAAATAAATATCTCAAGCGTGCAGGGCTGGACTACTGGCCTTATGTTGACGTGACTGTGCATCCGAACTGGGAGCATTTTCTGGAGCATGCTGGAGATCGCCGTATTGTTGCGACCAGCTCCAAGCAGGGCAGCCGCTATGACCGTTTTGGTTTTGAAGCTGACGACATTATTTTGATGGGGCCAGAAACGCGTGGCCTGCCCGAGCAGGTGATTGCGAGCGTGGGGCATTGCATTAATCTGCCCATCTGGGGACATGTGCGTAGTCTGAACCTGTCGACTTCGACAGGTATTATTTTGTACGAAGCAATGCGTCAGGCAGATATTTTCCCAGACATTGAACCGGGTGTGGCGCACGATCTTGCGATGTCATAGGCGCATGATTTTTTAGGACGCGAAGGAGCGGGGAATGGAATCTGTGATGTACTGGGCTGTGCCGCTGTGCGCAGTCCTTGTGGACTGGTTTGTTGGTGATCCGCATGGCTGGCCGCATCCTGTTTGTGCACTTGGCTGGTATGCCGGTCGCATAGAATATTGTGCCCGACGCTTTGCTGGGCAGAAATTTTTGCTCGCCAAGGGTGCTCTTGGCGTTGTGCTGATGGCTGGAACGGCGTGGCTTGTCGTGGCTGGCCTCACGGCGATTCCCTATGTTGGGCTGATTCTGGCGTTGTATTTTTCCTTTGCAGGTTTGGCTCTTGGTCAGCTTATGCGTGAAGGCCGTCATGTGCTCGCGCTGCTGGATGCTGGGGAGCTGGAAGATGCGCGTTTTGCTCTTTCCTATCTCGTGAGTCGTGAGACTGAACAGATGAGCGAGGAAGACGTTCGTGCCGGGCTTGCCGAGACGCTGAGTGAAAATCTCAACGATGGTTTTGTCGCTCCATTTTTCTATCTGATGCTTGGTGGACCTGCATTGCTGTGGGCGTACAAGGCCGTGAGCACGCTGGATTCCATGTGGGGGTACCGCACGCCACAGTATGAAAAGTTTGGCAAGGTTGCGGCCCGAATGGATGATGTACTTGCGTGGATTCCGGCGCGTTTGTGTGCGCTGGGGCTGCTGTGTGGTGCAAAGCTTTTGCGCTATGAGACGGCAGGCGAAGCCTTTGGGCATGCATCAATTGACGCAGGCAAAAGCGCGAGTCCGAATGCAGGCTGGCCAATGGCAACGGCGGCATGGCTTGCTGGCGCGGCAATGGGTGGCCGAGCTGTGTATTTTGGGAAAGTGAAGGAAAAACCCGTGCTTGGTCCTGCGGGGGAACCGTGGACTGATGCAGCATTGCGGCGGCTCATGCGGCTTATTCCTGTAGGAGGGCTTGTTGGGGCTGCTTTTTGTGGCATTTTGGCCGCTGTGATTCGCTTTGCTGTGTGCTAGATTTCTTGCGCTTTCAGGGGATTGCAGGTAGGTCTCTTTGACTGGGGAATGCTTGGCAGGAGACAAACACAAAGCACCTCTGGAACTCAAGGACTGGAGAAGGTTCATGGAAACAGGAATTACAGACTGTCCTGGAATGGATTATCTCGTATGTATTGAGGGCTTTTTGGTTCCTCTTGCACAGATTAAGGCTATTGGGTGGATTGAGAAAACCTACTCCGATCCAGACGCTCCCTATGAGCCTGAGCAGTATTATTTTCGAGTTTATCTTTCACAGCCAGAAGGCGATCGTGGGGATGGCGTGCCGCGTGATCTGGCTGCGTTTTTTGACTCGGAAACTGAGGCCACGCAGGAACGGCTGGCCTTGGCAAAGAAGGTGAATGCCTATTATCAAAACATGTTTGGGGTGATTTTCCCTACGTGTGTGCATTAAGCATTTTCCGCATACATCTTTAGCGCAGAAACATATGTTTCTGCGCTTTTTTTGTGCCCTTGGAACAAGATAGGTCTTGGTTCATGTCTGTGTGCTGTGCTATTTGTAAACGCAGTAATATCGCTAACAACTGCATTGCAAGGAGCTGTGCTTATGTACTTTAAACAGATTGTTGTTCCGGGCATGGGCTGTTTTTCGTATGTGATTGGATGCCCTGCGGCCGGCGCAATGGCTGTTGTTGATCCCAAGCGGGATATTCAGGATTATCTGGATATTTCACGGCGGGAAGGCATGAAGATTACGCACATTATTGAAACGCATGTCCATGCTGACCATGTGAGCGGAAATCAGGAGCTGAAATCGCGTACAGGCGCGACGATATACATGGAAAAGGATTCTCCGGTGAGCTTTCCGTTTGAGCCGCTGAAAGAAGGTGATCGACTGGAAATAGGTGCGGCACGTATGGATATTCTGGAGACCCCCGGGCATACGCCCAATTCACTGTCTGTGCTGGTTTCTGACTTGATGCGTTCCGAAGAGCCGTGGCTTATTTTGACTGGTGACGTGCTTTTTGTGGGAGACATTGGGCGTCCTGACCTTGTTGGACCTGATGTGATTGATCAGCAGGTACGCAATCAGTGGCAAAGCCTCTACGTGAAGTTTGGGCAGTTGCCGGATCATCTGGAAGTTTTTCCTGCACATGGCCAAGGCTCACTGTGCGGCAAGGGGATGAGTAGCAAAGGAAATTCCACGCTTGGCTATGAGCGGGCAGCAAATCCCATGCTTCAGTTTTCAAATTTTGAAGATTTTCATGCGGCGATGACGCAGACCTTCCCGGTGCGACCGAAGAGCTTTACTCACATTATCCAGTCGAACATGCACGGCGCGCCTTTGCTTGAGCGCTGTCCTATGGATTTGGCTCTGAACCCTGACCAGTTTGAGGCGGCGATGGAACGGGGGGCGGTTGTTATTGACACCCGTGGTGCGGCGTCATTTGGTGGAACACATATTCCGGGAAGCATTAACATTGGCTTTGAGCCTGCCATGGCCAACTGGGTCGGCATGGTGGTGGAGCCTGATGCGGATATTATTCTCGTGGTGGATGGGCCAGAGCGCTATGCTGAAATGCAGACGATTTTGCATCGCATTGGCTACGACCGAATTTATGGCTGGCTTGCTGGCGGTATGAGCGGCTGGGTAATGAGCGGGCGGCCAGTGGAGCGCCTGCCACAGTATTCATCCAGGGAGCTGGCAGAAGAGCTGGTTGGTGGTGGATTGCCGCAGATTATTGATGTGCGAACTGATGCAGAGTGGAAACAGGGATACATTCCCGGTTCAACGCATGTCGCATTGACTGACCTGCTTGCGGAGGGCGTGCCGGGACTGAAAGCAGACGAACCTGCACTCGTGCTTTGCGGCTCTGGTTACCGTTCAAATATCGCCGCAAGCCATTTGCAGCATGCTGGATTTCCTAAAGTCTCCTCTCTTGCTGGCGGCCTTGTCGCATGGCAGCGTGCCGGGAATAGCGTCATGAAAGATGTGGAATAAATTGCTCTGAACTTAGCAGGGCAGAAAGAATACAAAAGCACGCCTCAGCGTTTACTGGGGCGTGCATGTTTTTTAGCGATGTGCGAGTGTTTTGTTAAGGGAACCATGCCCGACGAGCATGGTTGAGGAACTCAAATCAAGTTCGGGGCGCTGGCGCTGATACTCAATGGACGCCAGTGCAAGGAGAGAATGAAAAATGTAGTCGTGAGAAATTGGAAGGTCTTTGTTTGCCCAGAGGTTCGCAACGTGCTGTGGAGAGTTTTGGGCATATTTTTTTGAAAACCAGACGATGAGAGGCACTTTTCGTTGCTCAGTACGATCAGGGTTGCCGTGGTTAAAGACGCCGTCTTCTCCAAGGGATTCTCCGTGGTCGGAGCAGT
This genomic stretch from Desulfobaculum bizertense DSM 18034 harbors:
- a CDS encoding MBL fold metallo-hydrolase is translated as MYFKQIVVPGMGCFSYVIGCPAAGAMAVVDPKRDIQDYLDISRREGMKITHIIETHVHADHVSGNQELKSRTGATIYMEKDSPVSFPFEPLKEGDRLEIGAARMDILETPGHTPNSLSVLVSDLMRSEEPWLILTGDVLFVGDIGRPDLVGPDVIDQQVRNQWQSLYVKFGQLPDHLEVFPAHGQGSLCGKGMSSKGNSTLGYERAANPMLQFSNFEDFHAAMTQTFPVRPKSFTHIIQSNMHGAPLLERCPMDLALNPDQFEAAMERGAVVIDTRGAASFGGTHIPGSINIGFEPAMANWVGMVVEPDADIILVVDGPERYAEMQTILHRIGYDRIYGWLAGGMSGWVMSGRPVERLPQYSSRELAEELVGGGLPQIIDVRTDAEWKQGYIPGSTHVALTDLLAEGVPGLKADEPALVLCGSGYRSNIAASHLQHAGFPKVSSLAGGLVAWQRAGNSVMKDVE
- a CDS encoding CobD/CbiB family cobalamin biosynthesis protein, whose translation is MESVMYWAVPLCAVLVDWFVGDPHGWPHPVCALGWYAGRIEYCARRFAGQKFLLAKGALGVVLMAGTAWLVVAGLTAIPYVGLILALYFSFAGLALGQLMREGRHVLALLDAGELEDARFALSYLVSRETEQMSEEDVRAGLAETLSENLNDGFVAPFFYLMLGGPALLWAYKAVSTLDSMWGYRTPQYEKFGKVAARMDDVLAWIPARLCALGLLCGAKLLRYETAGEAFGHASIDAGKSASPNAGWPMATAAWLAGAAMGGRAVYFGKVKEKPVLGPAGEPWTDAALRRLMRLIPVGGLVGAAFCGILAAVIRFAVC
- a CDS encoding GNAT family N-acetyltransferase, producing MDYSWQVLTLSEQGDDCGRWLLAKKGVSGASFSLNPVFGVREDQGIFSCFDFPCKGFELHCGERQLAFGRELFVPEPLRGRGVGSYLLRWLAGQALDAGLGAERVRSLHLISRQNTELRNAFYERLGFELTVYRDGSGWARLPQLKAMQMQPSHEKVRPVLDEEPRPVALQNFADMNSRLLQT
- a CDS encoding tRNA (cytidine(34)-2'-O)-methyltransferase, which encodes MEIVLYEPEIPPNTGNIARLCAATKTPLHLVEPLGFSLENKYLKRAGLDYWPYVDVTVHPNWEHFLEHAGDRRIVATSSKQGSRYDRFGFEADDIILMGPETRGLPEQVIASVGHCINLPIWGHVRSLNLSTSTGIILYEAMRQADIFPDIEPGVAHDLAMS